From Ipomoea triloba cultivar NCNSP0323 chromosome 5, ASM357664v1, the proteins below share one genomic window:
- the LOC116021152 gene encoding transcription factor JUNGBRUNNEN 1-like has product MSSDRTKEATKLIHLSIMEEAENLASDKHNQFQEHDDDDMFLPGFRFHPTDEELVGFYLRRKVQNRLATLDFIKQIDIYKFDPWDLPKTASSVGENEWYFFCKRGRKYKNSIRPNRVTGSGFWKATGIDREIYAAGAGQHESRHSIGLKKSLVYYRGSAGKGTKTEWMMHEFRLPPQHHKSSAAAHPKNIAQEAEVWTLCRILKRKSMLEWKELTAAKRNSSNPSAETCMRSKESLSTNMENYISFSNPVNCNVNNVTKHSHENEERPFGISVNVGRTDNVDYHIIYGSHQQQQQINNNQVSQLSHYYPPYPPAANSLSSFTSATPEIMNGFPKHADWEELRSVILGFATHP; this is encoded by the exons ATGAGCTCCGACAGAACCAAAGAGGCAACAAAGTTGATCCACCTCTCAATCATGGAAGAAGCGGAAAACCTAGCCTCTGATAAACATAACCAATTCCAAGAACACGACGATGATGATATGTTCCTTCCCGGATTTCGGTTTCACCCCACCGATGAGGAGCTCGTAGGGTTTTATCTTCGCAGGAAAGTCCAAAACAGACTCGCAACCCTCGACTTCATCAAGCAGATTGATATCTACAAATTCGATCCTTGGGATCTTCCaa AGACTGCTAGTAGTGTGGGAGAAAATGAATGGTATTTCTTCTGCAAAAGAGGGAGGAAATACAAGAACAGTATCAGACCTAATAGGGTGACAGGCTCCGGATTCTGGAAGGCCACCGGAATCGATCGCGAAATCTACGCCGCCGGAGCCGGCCAGCACGAAAGCCGCCACTCCATCGGTCTGAAAAAGTCATTGGTGTACTACCGAGGAAGTGCCGGTAAAGGCACCAAAACCGAATGGATGATGCACGAGTTTCGgcttccccctcagcatcacaaGAGCAGCGCCGCCGCTCATCCTAAAAACATCGCTCAAGAAGCT GAAGTTTGGACACTTTGTAGAATTTTGAAGCGCAAGAGCATGTTGGAGTGGAAAGAATTAACGGCGGCAAAGAGAAACAGTAGTAATCCCTCTGCAGAAACATGCATGCGCAGCAAGGAGTCCCTCAGTACCAACATGGAAAACTACATTAGTTTCAGTAATCCAGTCAATTGCAACGTTAATAATGTTACTAAGCACAGCCATGAGAATGAAGAGAGGCCCTTTGGCATTAGTGTTAATGTCGGTCGTACTGATAACGTTGATTATCATATCATCTATGGCAGccaccagcagcagcagcagataAACAATAATCAAGTTTCTCAATTATCTCATTATTATCCTCCATATCCACCTGCAGCTAATTCCTTGTCCAGTTTTACGTCTGCAACTCCAGAAATAATGAATGGATTCCCGAAGCATGCAGATTGGGAAGAGCTCAGATCTGTTATTCTAGGGTTTGCCACTCATCCCTAG